A single Thermoanaerobacterium sp. RBIITD DNA region contains:
- the cobD gene encoding threonine-phosphate decarboxylase CobD: MEQYEHGGNIYMYNKKIIDFSSNINPLGMPECAKDAIDITSLSKYPDINYVGLKRAISEYTGCDTNNIIVGNGAAELIHLFVRAFSIKRPVIPSPAFSEYERAVVLSGGEPILYKIEEKNGFRIDIERLIDMLNDSDAVILGNPNNPTGQALNTNKIKELIFKAYKLNIPVMIDEAFIEFIKDFHQYESLPFIDDFDNLFIVRAATKFFGMPGIRLGYGLGSKKIIDNLDKHKEPWTVNAFADIIGRAIFNDKEFIERSRQYVNEEIKYMLNELKKNRNLHVYDTMVNFILVKLKKGTVHELKEKLLNRGILIRDASNFRYLDEKYFRVAVKKHEDNLKLIKALEETICL, encoded by the coding sequence ATGGAACAGTATGAACATGGCGGTAATATATATATGTATAATAAAAAAATAATTGACTTTAGTTCCAATATAAATCCGCTCGGTATGCCAGAATGTGCAAAGGACGCCATTGACATTACATCTTTGTCAAAATATCCTGATATAAATTATGTAGGGCTAAAAAGGGCAATATCTGAATACACTGGATGTGATACTAATAATATTATAGTCGGAAATGGTGCCGCAGAGCTTATACATCTTTTTGTAAGAGCATTTTCAATTAAAAGACCTGTTATACCGTCACCAGCTTTTTCAGAATATGAAAGGGCAGTCGTGCTATCAGGTGGAGAGCCTATATTATATAAAATTGAGGAGAAGAACGGATTTAGAATTGATATTGAAAGATTAATTGATATGCTTAATGATTCTGACGCTGTCATATTGGGAAACCCTAATAATCCTACTGGACAAGCCCTTAATACAAACAAAATAAAAGAACTGATATTTAAGGCATATAAATTGAATATTCCCGTAATGATAGATGAAGCGTTTATAGAGTTCATTAAAGATTTTCATCAATATGAATCACTCCCTTTTATTGATGATTTTGACAATCTCTTTATTGTAAGAGCGGCAACAAAATTTTTTGGAATGCCGGGTATCAGGCTTGGCTATGGCTTAGGTAGTAAAAAAATAATTGATAATCTTGATAAACATAAGGAACCTTGGACAGTAAATGCTTTTGCTGATATAATAGGAAGGGCAATATTCAATGATAAAGAATTTATTGAAAGGTCAAGGCAATATGTCAATGAAGAAATTAAATATATGTTAAATGAACTTAAGAAAAATAGAAATCTACATGTCTATGACACAATGGTTAATTTTATACTAGTTAAGCTAAAAAAGGGTACTGTACACGAATTAAAAGAAAAACTTTTAAATAGAGGGATATTAATAAGAGATGCTTCCAATTTTAGATATCTTGATGAAAAATATTTTAGAGTTGCTGTTAAAAAACATGAAGACAACTTAAAACTTATAAAAGCACTGGAGGAAACAATATGCCTATAA
- a CDS encoding glycerol-3-phosphate responsive antiterminator — translation MKKDEFIKKLICHKLIAAVKEEKHIEKAINKNLSGVFLLTGNIGVIKRYVDLYKSYDMFVFVHIEKIGGISFDKEGLEFVANYVKPDGIITTKNNLIKLAKKLDMLTIQRCFMIDTDAFKKTIEISKETQPDFIELMPALMPDVISEFTKNAKEPVISGGLIKTSEHMINALISGAIAVSTGNPKLWDINISKMLEEVSQWRGQRQLQNMVKL, via the coding sequence TTGAAGAAGGATGAGTTTATAAAAAAACTGATATGCCATAAATTGATTGCCGCTGTCAAAGAAGAAAAGCATATTGAAAAAGCAATTAATAAAAACTTAAGCGGTGTATTTTTACTTACTGGAAATATCGGTGTTATAAAGAGATATGTAGATTTGTATAAATCTTATGATATGTTTGTCTTTGTTCATATAGAAAAAATAGGTGGCATAAGCTTTGACAAAGAAGGACTGGAATTTGTTGCAAATTATGTTAAACCAGACGGCATTATTACTACTAAAAATAATCTCATAAAGCTTGCAAAAAAACTTGACATGCTGACAATTCAGAGGTGTTTTATGATAGATACAGACGCATTTAAAAAAACAATAGAAATTTCTAAAGAAACACAGCCAGATTTTATAGAACTTATGCCGGCATTAATGCCTGATGTAATTAGTGAATTCACTAAAAATGCAAAAGAGCCTGTAATAAGCGGTGGACTAATTAAAACAAGTGAACACATGATAAATGCTTTAATAAGTGGTGCAATTGCAGTATCAACAGGTAATCCAAAATTGTGGGACATAAATATATCAAAAATGTTAGAGGAGGTGTCACAATGGAGAGGTCAGAGACAATTACAAAATATGGTAAAACTTTAG
- the cobU gene encoding bifunctional adenosylcobinamide kinase/adenosylcobinamide-phosphate guanylyltransferase, translating to MPIIMVTGGARSGKSELAEDIALKKGVHSVLYIATSIPFDDEMKDRVKRHRERRPSEWETVEAYKGIHDIIAKSDKKVILLDCLTIMISNHLLEVDMAWDNMSIDDIDDIERKVGIEVDKMIDSAKSYNGDVIIVTNEIGMGLVPEYKLGRIFRDIAGRMNKKVASAADIVYFMVSGIPLKIKG from the coding sequence ATGCCTATAATAATGGTGACAGGTGGGGCAAGGTCCGGTAAAAGCGAGCTTGCAGAAGATATTGCCTTAAAAAAAGGGGTACATAGCGTTTTATATATAGCTACGTCAATACCATTTGATGATGAAATGAAAGACAGAGTAAAAAGACACAGAGAAAGAAGACCCTCCGAATGGGAGACCGTCGAAGCATATAAAGGAATTCATGATATTATTGCAAAATCAGATAAAAAAGTTATACTCCTTGATTGTCTGACTATTATGATATCTAATCATTTACTTGAAGTTGATATGGCGTGGGATAATATGAGCATTGATGACATCGATGATATAGAGAGAAAAGTTGGGATAGAAGTCGATAAAATGATAGATTCTGCAAAATCATATAATGGTGACGTAATAATTGTGACAAATGAAATCGGTATGGGATTAGTTCCAGAGTATAAACTTGGCAGAATTTTCAGGGATATAGCGGGAAGGATGAACAAAAAAGTAGCGAGTGCTGCAGATATAGTATATTTTATGGTATCTGGGATACCACTTAAAATAAAAGGATAG
- a CDS encoding cobalamin biosynthesis protein, with product MDVVFAYIIDLIIGDPEWYPHPVRLIGKTIEYLDTKLRNIAKSDKAEKTAGFFLCGITVLTTFLTAYLLLYLSNLISTYLKYIINVILIYTCLATKDLAKSANKVYEHLLDGNLMEARKKLSYIVSRDTEKLNAKEISRGVIETVAENISDGIIAPLFYAFIGGAPLALAYKAASTLDSMVGYKNEKYINIGFASAKLDDILNFIPARITGLLVVMASFFAGYDYKNGLKILKRDRLKHESPNSAHGEAAMAGVLNIKLGGLNYYFGKPEIKLQLGDGENEIEIEHIKDSIKLMYVTSFLGLIMFFIIKILIINWRYIL from the coding sequence ATGGATGTTGTATTTGCGTATATTATTGATTTGATTATTGGTGATCCAGAGTGGTATCCACATCCGGTTAGATTGATCGGAAAAACGATAGAATACCTTGATACTAAATTAAGAAATATTGCAAAGAGTGATAAAGCTGAAAAGACGGCGGGATTTTTCCTTTGCGGGATTACGGTATTAACTACATTTTTGACTGCATATTTATTGTTATATCTTTCAAACTTAATTAGTACATATTTAAAATATATAATTAATGTTATCCTGATTTATACATGCCTTGCAACAAAAGACCTAGCAAAATCGGCGAATAAGGTTTATGAACATTTATTGGATGGCAATTTAATGGAAGCAAGAAAAAAGCTTTCATATATTGTGAGCCGTGATACAGAAAAATTAAATGCGAAAGAGATATCAAGAGGGGTTATAGAGACAGTTGCTGAAAATATCTCAGATGGGATAATTGCACCACTTTTCTATGCGTTTATAGGTGGAGCACCACTCGCATTGGCATATAAAGCTGCAAGTACCCTTGACTCCATGGTTGGGTATAAAAATGAGAAATATATAAATATAGGCTTTGCATCTGCTAAGCTCGACGATATTTTGAATTTTATACCAGCTAGGATAACCGGTTTATTGGTAGTCATGGCATCATTTTTTGCTGGTTATGACTATAAAAATGGCTTAAAGATTCTAAAAAGGGACAGACTGAAACATGAAAGCCCCAATAGTGCCCATGGTGAAGCTGCAATGGCAGGTGTTTTAAATATTAAACTTGGTGGGCTTAATTACTATTTTGGCAAACCAGAGATAAAACTACAACTCGGGGATGGTGAAAATGAAATAGAGATAGAGCACATAAAAGACAGCATAAAATTAATGTATGTAACATCATTTTTGGGACTTATAATGTTTTTCATAATAAAGATATTAATAATTAATTGGAGGTATATATTATGA
- a CDS encoding ECF transporter S component — MNGKSTSLKNVKTLTLVAMLIAMSAVGALIKIYNTVAFDSLPGYFASLYFGGYIGAIVISIGHLFTALTSGFPLGLPNHLIIAVSMAVYAYFYSLTYKKFNIYVAVIVGTILNGPVATLIFVPEFGWGYFTQMVFPLTIASFANVLLAALLYKVIAPILKK, encoded by the coding sequence ATGAATGGAAAATCAACATCATTAAAAAATGTCAAGACATTAACACTTGTCGCAATGCTTATAGCCATGAGTGCGGTAGGAGCTCTTATAAAAATATATAATACTGTCGCATTTGATTCACTTCCAGGATATTTCGCATCACTTTATTTCGGCGGCTATATAGGCGCTATAGTTATATCCATAGGACATCTTTTTACAGCATTGACATCGGGATTTCCACTAGGCCTTCCAAACCACCTTATAATAGCTGTATCAATGGCAGTTTACGCGTATTTCTATTCGCTGACATATAAAAAGTTCAATATCTATGTAGCTGTAATAGTTGGAACCATATTAAATGGACCTGTAGCAACACTTATTTTTGTACCGGAATTTGGTTGGGGATATTTTACTCAGATGGTATTTCCACTAACTATTGCATCTTTTGCTAATGTACTTTTAGCAGCATTATTGTATAAAGTTATTGCACCAATATTAAAGAAATGA
- a CDS encoding GNAT family N-acetyltransferase, translating into MEVASGLILASKLITPAKEREIIQKLSNELIFATIDLSNNCLIRNIWLNSADHINGIAELGIFIGNKDYWNKGYGSEAIKLLLDFAFNILNLYNVYLKTYYIILKI; encoded by the coding sequence ATGGAGGTCGCATCAGGCTTAATATTAGCATCAAAATTGATAACGCCTGCAAAAGAAAGGGAGATAATTCAAAAACTTTCAAATGAACTGATTTTTGCAACAATAGATTTAAGTAATAATTGCTTAATTAGAAATATATGGTTAAACAGTGCAGACCATATAAATGGTATAGCTGAATTGGGTATATTCATAGGAAACAAAGATTATTGGAATAAAGGTTACGGGAGTGAGGCTATAAAACTTTTATTGGACTTTGCATTTAATATTCTCAATTTGTATAATGTTTATTTAAAAACATATTATATTATATTAAAGATATAA
- a CDS encoding cobyric acid synthase, whose product MPLKIMLQGTGSSVGKSLLVTALCRIFKQDGYTVAPFKSQNMALNSFITEEGLEMGRAQVAQAEAAGLKPTVLMNPVLLKPSSDKNCQVILRGKVYENMSAQEYQKFKPELLSMIKEDFYKLSEGRDIIVIEGAGSPAEINLRDRDIVNMGMAELVNAPVLLVGDIDKGGVFASIAGTLLLLNDDEKKRIEGVIINKFRGDIEVLNPGITMLEDIIHKKVLGVVPHMDVIINEEDGATDRFYRCGKNGSIDIAVINLPHTSNFTDFEPLEKIPDVRLRYINKGEKIGKCDVLIIPGSKNTIGDLKTLKSNGFVEEIFKLRRQGSFIVGICGGYQMLGRTILDPHMIEGPISETDGIGLLDMQTVIEDKKTTTQVKANISNELPEILRPLKGLPISGYEIHMGKTVVKDKPLCHMTDRNGKKVDIDDGCVSEDGKVFGTYIHGIFENSDFTKAFINMIRKYKGLSQIDYVEDYRQFKEREYDRLADIVRRSIDLKRIYEIMEGYRD is encoded by the coding sequence ATGCCGTTAAAAATAATGTTACAAGGAACTGGATCATCTGTAGGAAAGAGCCTTCTGGTTACTGCATTATGCCGAATTTTTAAACAAGATGGATATACTGTTGCGCCATTTAAATCACAGAATATGGCTCTTAATTCCTTCATAACAGAAGAAGGGCTTGAAATGGGAAGGGCACAGGTTGCACAGGCTGAAGCAGCAGGTTTAAAACCGACTGTCCTGATGAATCCTGTTTTATTAAAGCCAAGCTCTGATAAAAACTGTCAAGTAATATTAAGGGGTAAGGTCTATGAAAATATGTCTGCACAGGAATACCAGAAGTTTAAACCAGAGCTTCTAAGTATGATAAAAGAAGATTTTTATAAACTGAGTGAAGGGCGTGACATAATTGTAATCGAAGGTGCTGGAAGCCCAGCGGAAATAAATCTTCGCGATAGAGACATTGTAAATATGGGTATGGCAGAGCTTGTAAATGCACCTGTTCTTTTAGTAGGCGATATAGACAAAGGCGGTGTATTTGCATCTATAGCAGGTACTTTGCTCCTTTTAAATGATGACGAAAAAAAGCGTATAGAAGGCGTAATTATAAACAAATTTAGAGGGGATATCGAAGTATTAAACCCTGGTATCACGATGCTTGAAGACATAATACACAAAAAAGTGTTGGGAGTTGTTCCACACATGGATGTTATAATTAATGAAGAAGATGGCGCAACAGATAGATTCTATAGATGTGGTAAAAATGGGTCAATCGATATTGCGGTAATAAATCTCCCGCATACATCAAATTTCACTGATTTTGAGCCCCTCGAAAAAATACCTGATGTAAGATTAAGGTATATCAATAAGGGTGAAAAAATAGGAAAATGCGATGTTTTGATAATACCAGGTTCCAAAAATACAATTGGAGATTTAAAAACTCTAAAGAGCAATGGATTTGTAGAAGAAATATTCAAATTAAGGAGACAGGGTTCTTTTATAGTCGGTATATGCGGTGGATACCAGATGTTGGGAAGGACAATACTTGATCCACATATGATAGAAGGTCCTATAAGCGAGACAGATGGAATTGGTCTTTTAGATATGCAAACAGTTATAGAGGATAAAAAGACTACAACACAGGTTAAAGCTAATATATCTAATGAACTGCCCGAAATACTAAGACCTTTAAAAGGATTGCCCATAAGTGGTTATGAGATACATATGGGTAAGACAGTTGTGAAAGATAAGCCTTTATGCCATATGACAGATAGAAATGGTAAAAAGGTTGATATTGATGATGGCTGTGTAAGTGAAGATGGAAAAGTATTTGGAACATATATTCACGGAATCTTTGAAAACAGTGATTTCACTAAGGCATTTATAAATATGATAAGGAAGTACAAAGGGTTATCACAAATTGATTATGTAGAAGATTATAGACAATTTAAAGAAAGAGAATATGACAGACTTGCAGACATTGTAAGAAGAAGCATTGATTTAAAAAGAATCTATGAAATAATGGAAGGTTACAGAGACTGA
- a CDS encoding ABC transporter ATP-binding protein, protein MSIIKAEDVSFKYGENEVLHGVNFNIDNCKMIGIIGPNGCGKTTLLKNISGYFKPYKGNIYISGKDINKMTAKERARYIGYVPQELSYDFDFSCKDIVMMGRMPYLRRFQREGRNDLRIVRECMELTDTWDFRDKSINELSGGQRQRVYIARALAQKPRILLLDEPVSHLDIKYQVDILSLLKDLSYEGILILTILHDINLASQFCDEILMMSNGDIVSEGAPNKVLTVENIEKTFSVNVEIMENPITTTPYIIPTKKREENLKVV, encoded by the coding sequence ATGTCGATTATAAAAGCAGAAGATGTTAGCTTTAAATATGGTGAAAATGAAGTATTGCATGGAGTAAATTTTAATATCGATAATTGCAAAATGATAGGGATTATTGGACCTAACGGATGTGGAAAGACGACACTTTTAAAAAATATTTCAGGATATTTTAAACCATATAAAGGTAACATCTATATATCTGGAAAGGATATTAATAAAATGACAGCGAAGGAGAGGGCAAGATACATCGGTTATGTTCCACAGGAGCTGTCATACGATTTTGACTTTAGCTGTAAAGACATAGTGATGATGGGCAGAATGCCTTATTTAAGAAGGTTTCAAAGAGAAGGAAGAAATGACCTTAGAATTGTAAGGGAATGTATGGAATTGACAGATACATGGGATTTTAGGGACAAGTCTATAAATGAGCTTAGCGGCGGTCAAAGGCAAAGGGTATATATTGCAAGGGCATTGGCACAAAAGCCAAGGATATTGCTTCTTGACGAGCCTGTATCGCATTTGGATATAAAATATCAGGTAGATATACTATCATTATTAAAAGACTTATCATATGAAGGTATTTTAATATTAACAATTTTACATGATATAAATCTTGCATCGCAGTTTTGCGATGAAATATTGATGATGTCAAATGGCGATATAGTATCTGAAGGCGCACCAAATAAAGTATTGACAGTTGAAAATATTGAAAAAACCTTCTCGGTAAATGTAGAAATAATGGAAAATCCTATTACAACAACGCCGTATATTATCCCAACTAAGAAGAGAGAGGAGAATCTAAAAGTTGTATAA
- a CDS encoding sugar ABC transporter permease, with protein sequence MERSETITKYGKTLDDSKIKGNIIRFKNSIEPYLYLLPSTIIFAAFVFYPFLKTIYISLFLTDPQGYLSQFVGVKNYIDMFKSTDYLNSIYVTLKFVVMTVPFAMIIAFILSIFANAKLRGIGVFRTLYALPIAISSASAAVIWMLLFNPSIGFINYILSFFGIHGIGWLTDANYGMITVSIVNVWLNIGINFIFMLGGLQGISRELYESAEIDGANIFVQQIKITIPMLSPTLFFLLVINIINTFQEFGVINIMTQGGPVNSTNVMVYSIYRDAFFNFRFGSAAAESIILFILLLIFTLLQFISGEKKVFYK encoded by the coding sequence ATGGAGAGGTCAGAGACAATTACAAAATATGGTAAAACTTTAGATGATAGCAAAATAAAAGGTAATATTATAAGATTTAAAAATAGTATTGAGCCATATCTATATCTTCTTCCGTCTACTATAATTTTCGCAGCATTTGTATTTTATCCATTTTTAAAGACTATTTATATCAGCTTATTTTTGACAGATCCACAGGGTTATTTGAGCCAATTTGTGGGGGTAAAAAATTACATAGATATGTTTAAATCAACTGATTACCTAAACAGTATCTATGTGACGTTGAAATTTGTGGTTATGACAGTGCCATTTGCAATGATTATCGCGTTTATACTATCTATCTTTGCCAATGCAAAACTAAGAGGTATTGGAGTATTTAGGACATTATATGCATTGCCAATTGCAATATCATCAGCATCAGCTGCAGTTATATGGATGCTTTTATTTAATCCTAGCATAGGATTTATTAATTACATACTTAGTTTTTTCGGCATTCATGGAATCGGATGGCTTACAGATGCAAATTACGGCATGATCACTGTATCAATAGTAAATGTATGGCTAAATATAGGCATCAACTTCATATTTATGCTTGGAGGACTGCAAGGTATATCAAGAGAACTTTATGAAAGTGCCGAGATAGATGGGGCAAATATTTTTGTACAGCAGATTAAAATAACCATACCGATGCTTTCACCTACACTATTTTTCCTTCTTGTTATTAATATAATAAATACTTTCCAGGAATTTGGCGTGATCAATATTATGACACAAGGCGGCCCTGTTAATTCTACAAATGTCATGGTTTATTCAATATATAGAGATGCATTCTTTAATTTCAGATTTGGCAGTGCAGCGGCAGAATCGATAATCCTTTTTATACTGCTTTTAATATTTACATTGTTGCAATTTATATCTGGTGAAAAGAAGGTGTTTTACAAATGA
- a CDS encoding AIR synthase related protein, with translation MIERYRDIVIIYEEKDVYVVSCDSLGAIGNKPEDRLKDDEESVGRSVIKVALSEALCVGAKPIIISDTLSVEMNPTGEKIIKGIKSELEENGLGDVMLTGSTEENFETSMTGVGITVIAKIPIEKLKIKKVKSGMKVGLLGYPRVGIEVLTMKDLLELKDYIMISKCDEIVEAIPVGSKGIKYELEVLKKISGLNIIEEYPEDLDVLKSGGPSTCCIVVYNDEDARKIQKLTDKPFTHIGKLA, from the coding sequence ATGATTGAAAGATACAGGGACATAGTAATTATATATGAAGAAAAAGATGTATATGTTGTATCATGTGACAGCCTTGGAGCTATTGGAAATAAGCCGGAGGACAGACTAAAAGATGATGAAGAATCTGTCGGAAGATCCGTAATAAAAGTGGCCCTTTCTGAAGCATTATGTGTTGGGGCAAAGCCGATTATTATATCTGATACACTTTCAGTAGAAATGAATCCGACAGGTGAAAAAATAATAAAAGGCATCAAAAGTGAACTTGAGGAAAATGGGCTCGGTGATGTTATGCTGACAGGTAGCACTGAAGAAAATTTTGAAACGTCTATGACAGGTGTTGGTATAACCGTAATTGCAAAAATACCAATAGAAAAACTTAAAATTAAAAAAGTTAAATCAGGTATGAAAGTTGGGCTTTTAGGTTATCCACGTGTAGGAATTGAAGTCTTGACTATGAAAGATTTACTTGAATTGAAGGATTATATAATGATATCAAAATGTGATGAAATTGTTGAAGCAATACCTGTTGGTTCAAAGGGAATAAAATATGAGCTTGAGGTTTTAAAAAAAATATCTGGGTTAAATATAATTGAGGAATACCCGGAAGACCTCGACGTTTTAAAATCTGGTGGCCCATCAACATGCTGTATTGTTGTATATAACGATGAAGATGCTAGAAAGATTCAAAAGCTTACAGATAAGCCATTCACTCATATAGGAAAACTTGCGTAA
- the cobS gene encoding adenosylcobinamide-GDP ribazoletransferase — protein MRELKRLILNIQFMTRIPIPIIIDVKEGDFSKGTIYFPPIGILIGLILSAFYYLARNIFPREIVMTFIVALSYTLIGALHIDGFADTFDGLFSNKTKERMLEIMRDSRLGTNGVLATIFLVLLKILFLSKIDANIIIPTLIVMPMLGRFGILIAAFTSKSARGGEGLGGFIIGKVKLREFIIGLIFVLIAGYFLMQYLLFLKILIISMVVSYLTTKYICLRIGGMTGDTLGAVNEFTELIVLISIFLLK, from the coding sequence ATGAGAGAACTAAAAAGGCTAATATTGAATATTCAATTTATGACGAGAATTCCAATACCAATAATCATCGATGTAAAAGAAGGAGACTTTTCAAAAGGAACAATATATTTTCCACCTATAGGGATTTTAATCGGATTAATACTTTCTGCATTTTATTATTTAGCAAGAAATATATTTCCCCGGGAAATAGTTATGACTTTTATTGTAGCATTATCGTATACCTTGATAGGTGCATTACATATTGATGGGTTTGCGGATACATTTGACGGATTATTCAGCAATAAAACAAAGGAAAGAATGCTTGAAATAATGAGGGACTCGAGGCTTGGCACAAATGGAGTCCTTGCTACAATATTTCTCGTATTATTAAAGATTTTATTCTTATCAAAAATCGATGCAAATATTATAATACCGACTCTTATTGTCATGCCTATGTTAGGACGGTTTGGTATATTGATTGCGGCATTCACATCAAAATCTGCGAGGGGCGGTGAAGGCCTCGGAGGTTTTATTATCGGAAAGGTGAAACTAAGAGAATTTATAATCGGACTTATCTTTGTACTTATTGCAGGATATTTTTTAATGCAGTATCTGTTATTTTTAAAGATTCTTATAATATCAATGGTTGTGTCTTATTTGACAACAAAATACATATGCCTTCGCATAGGTGGTATGACAGGCGATACATTGGGTGCAGTAAATGAATTTACCGAACTTATTGTTCTTATATCAATTTTTCTTTTAAAATAA
- a CDS encoding cobyrinate a,c-diamide synthase, whose protein sequence is MYKAFMLAGTNSGVGKTTISLGIMGYLSKKFNVMPFKVGPDYIDTSYHRFATGNYSCNLDLYMLGVKNLKELFAKYTKMGDVSIIEGVMGLYDGIDTTKKGSSGDVARLLNVPVILVVDASEMAASVSAMVMGYINYDKDVNIKGVILNKAGGEDHYRLLKECIKRDLGIEVFGYLPSDVELSLPERHLGLVPTCEMKGLNEKFDRLYTYIEKYIDVEGILDSCNIELDDEVDNGNLYVNAKDKVRIAFAHDEAFNFYYQDSLEILKKMGAELVPFSLLYDSNLPVGISGIYIGGGFPEMFTEKLSLNKKMISSIKNAIEKGMPVYAECGGLMYLTKSIKDLEGNTYDMVGIYDAYTVMTKRLNHFGYVEAEVLSDNVLFKKDDMIRGHEFHYSKLEGYVRNFSYIVHKPKRNESWPCGYVYKNCLATYVHINLYTYPDAAKRFIINCNNFITGDVCKCR, encoded by the coding sequence TTGTATAAGGCATTTATGCTAGCTGGTACTAATTCCGGTGTCGGTAAAACAACAATCAGCCTTGGTATAATGGGTTACCTTTCAAAAAAGTTTAATGTAATGCCATTTAAAGTTGGTCCTGACTATATAGATACATCATATCATAGATTTGCGACAGGAAATTACTCCTGCAATCTCGATCTTTATATGCTTGGTGTAAAAAATTTAAAAGAATTGTTTGCAAAGTATACAAAAATGGGTGATGTTTCTATTATCGAAGGCGTGATGGGGTTGTATGACGGCATTGATACAACTAAAAAGGGTAGTAGCGGTGATGTTGCAAGGCTTCTAAATGTACCTGTAATACTTGTTGTCGATGCATCTGAAATGGCTGCAAGCGTTTCAGCTATGGTAATGGGATATATTAATTACGATAAAGATGTCAACATAAAAGGGGTAATACTCAATAAAGCTGGTGGCGAGGACCATTATAGACTTTTAAAAGAATGTATTAAAAGAGACCTGGGCATAGAGGTTTTTGGATATTTGCCATCTGATGTTGAATTAAGTCTACCCGAAAGACACCTTGGATTAGTTCCAACATGTGAAATGAAAGGCCTTAATGAAAAATTTGATAGACTTTATACGTACATTGAGAAATATATAGATGTAGAAGGAATTCTTGACTCTTGTAATATAGAATTAGATGATGAAGTGGATAATGGTAACTTATATGTTAACGCAAAAGATAAAGTAAGGATAGCTTTTGCACATGATGAAGCATTTAATTTTTATTACCAGGATAGCTTGGAGATATTAAAAAAGATGGGAGCAGAATTAGTTCCTTTTAGCTTGTTATATGATAGCAATCTTCCGGTTGGTATATCCGGTATATACATTGGCGGAGGCTTTCCCGAGATGTTTACAGAAAAACTTAGTTTAAATAAGAAAATGATTTCTTCCATAAAAAATGCGATTGAGAAGGGGATGCCGGTATATGCTGAATGTGGAGGCTTGATGTATCTTACAAAGAGCATCAAAGACCTCGAGGGGAATACATACGATATGGTTGGAATATATGATGCATATACGGTTATGACAAAAAGATTAAATCACTTTGGATATGTTGAAGCAGAAGTATTAAGTGATAATGTGCTTTTTAAAAAAGATGATATGATAAGAGGTCATGAATTTCACTATTCCAAATTGGAAGGCTATGTAAGGAATTTTTCGTACATTGTGCATAAACCAAAAAGAAATGAGAGCTGGCCATGTGGATATGTTTATAAGAATTGCCTTGCTACATATGTTCATATCAATTTATATACATATCCTGATGCTGCCAAAAGATTTATAATTAACTGCAATAATTTCATAACAGGGGATGTATGCAAATGCCGTTAA